From Medicago truncatula cultivar Jemalong A17 chromosome 7, MtrunA17r5.0-ANR, whole genome shotgun sequence, a single genomic window includes:
- the LOC11406499 gene encoding protein yippee-like At3g08990 — MGRLFLINLEGNFYSCKHCQTHFALVGDIISKSFHCRYGRAYLFDKVVNVTIGEKEERMMITGWHTVVDIFCVTCGSIVGWKYEAASEKNQKYKEGKFILERYKVMGPDGSLYSPDQEDAEE, encoded by the exons ATGGGAAGACTTTTTTTGATCAATCTTGAAGGAAACTTCTATAGTTGCAAGCATTGCCAGACACATTTTGCCCTTGTTGGTGATATCATTTCcaag TCTTTCCATTGCAGGTACGGAAGGGCTTATCTTTTTGACAAAGT TGTGAATGTCACCAtcggagaaaaagaagaacggATGATGATCACAGGATGGCACACTGTCGTCGACATATTCTGTGTTACATGTGGGTCCATTGTTGGGTGGAAATAT gaGGCTGCTTCTGAGAAGAATCAGAAGTACAAAGAAGGAAAGTTTATCCTTGAAAG GTATAAGGTGATGGGGCCTGATGGAAGCCTCTACtcgcctgatcaagaagatgcTGAAGAGTGA